The DNA segment CCACAGCAGAGTATTTCCCCGGCTCCTTCCTCTGGGATCGAGGACCGCAGGTTGGTCTGAGCTATGGGACCTTCTCCTTAACTTGATTAGAACCCATTTTACGGCCCCCCAAATCAAGCTAACGTCCTGTTAATGTAATTGAGTCAAATGACAAAGGGCTGACTCAACAAATGAGTAATTGCAACCAATTAAACAAATGCACTTCACTGACCGGACAGTGATTGAAAATGCCGCGCTGTAACAAGACGGGGAGCTGGAAGCCCGTTCAATCTTTTATGTTCTTAGAGATGTGAGAAGCATAAATTGCTCTAATGCCATTGATTAACCCGTAACGCCCAATCAATAACAAAAGCAGACGTGTAAAAGGCCACTGGTCTTTGGTTTAATTGGTAATACAGCTCAAACAGTAAAACAAGGCACGTTCAATCAGCGAAACCTGAAGGCCGGGGAACAAGGAAAAGGAATGGAAGTCATCAACAGAATAATAGCTCACAGTGTGAAATAAAGTGAGCTGGAAGTtgttctgatgtttttttttgtttttttactctccTCCGCACAGCACCAGCAGTATTTTGCGGTAGTCACCAGACGTGTCTCCCTACACAGTGAGAAGAAAGATGAGTGAGACTTCAAAAAGGATAAGTTTAGGAAATAACAGCGATCATTGTCAAAATTCAAACTGACAAAAACTAATATTCTGGCTTCAgatctagaaaaaaaaaacccagatgaTTGAAATTATACGATTTGAGATAATGAAAGAGGTAGTGGTGCATTAACGTCTTCGAAtagaatattaatattattataataataatagctcaGTTGAGGTATTGCAGACCTTTTTGCCGACTTGAGTGTTTAGTGCCTCACCTTGATGAAGGAGTGCAGAGTTTTGCCGTACATCTTCAGGAACTGCGCCTTGATGTCCAGCATGTCAACCTCCGCCCTGGCGACCATTATTCTGATGAGCACGCTGTCCGTAGTGCCGAGCCCCTTACGAGAGACGGAAGGTTCAGGCATGGATACGTTTATCGATAAGGCTTTGTGTGGTGACTCAGTGTTTCACTATTGTGGCTCCATCAGAAGCACGAGATATTTACCTTCATTGATTTGTACAACCGCTCCGCAAAGAATGCAGGCTTGTTCTTTATGCACTTCactgcaaagaaacaaaaagctcTTACAACATGAATACATTAGAGTCAGAGGTGGAAgctctgtgtcagtgtgtctgcacAGTACATTACTGTCTATTACGTTTGAGTTGTGGTTTTTGGCTTTTCCCTTTGTTCCCATTTGAACTTGAATGGCAACAGCTTTCTTAACCGTGTTGAATCTCTTTAAATGGTCCGTTTGATGGCGCACGTCCGAGCAGAAACAAACCTATGGCCAGGAAGACGTCCTCCAGGCTACCGGACATCTCCCTCTTAATGCTGTCCTCGATGTCTCGCCCAGAAATCTTCTGGTACTCCTGGAACactgaaggagggagaggacgtcGCACACCATCAAACCTCGTGACACCACGCGCTTCATGTACAGTGTGAAGAGTGAGGTCATCTATCAAAAGGCGCCCAGGCCTCCTTCCCTCAGTGAGAACGCAGGCGGCCTCACtggccctttttttctttttctcttttgcaaAACTAAAGATTGGTTTTAAGGGTTTTCGTTTCGGTCAAGTCCCAATTAACAAATTATGTTTTACGATTATCGCTGAGGTAAAATGTCTGTAGGAAGGACATACTATAATTGTCTGAAtctcttgatttatttgttATACATTCACCCGTTTGTAATGTTCCCATCACAGTCCGTAAATACGCGTGACTGCAGAAATTTGTACTGGGGATGAATCGCCAATTGTTAACCGATGTAATTGAAGTTTCTTTCCATTGCGCAAGCAgcaatgtttattttactttattttcctaAGGCTGCCAAAAGGGATCCCTTCAAGTCGCCAGAGATTACTATACGACTTTAGGCGCTTTAGGTGAATGGTGTGTTTTCCCTCAACACAAGGGTTTGCTGTGTGTGGATATTCACATGACGTTTGATACCTCGTAGCAGATGTTTTTCGTTTCTCACACAAAGCACGGTGAGGAATTTCACCTCGTCCGTGCCCCACCGAGCCTCGCCGGCCTCGTAGATGTCCTGTAAATCACATCACGCAACGTCAGCAAATCTGGGAGTCATAATGGAAACGCGTCCGTCCTCCGCGAGGAAGCTGAACTCGACTCGCCTTGGCATCGAGAACGGCCTGGGCCTCGTCCACGTTGTCGCTTTCATCGCGGCCGGCCTGCAACGCAGAGAACA comes from the Gasterosteus aculeatus chromosome 14, fGasAcu3.hap1.1, whole genome shotgun sequence genome and includes:
- the anxa4 gene encoding annexin A4; translation: MAAIGKRGTVTEAAGFNAEEDVQKLREAMKGAGTNEEAITEVLARRTVAQRQRIKEAYKQSVGKDLADDLSSELSGNFRSVVLGLLMLPPVYDAYELKFAMKGAGTEEACLIDILASRTNAEIQTLNGVYKKEYGKTLEDAVCGDTSGMFQRVLVSLLTAGRDESDNVDEAQAVLDAKDIYEAGEARWGTDEVKFLTVLCVRNEKHLLRVFQEYQKISGRDIEDSIKREMSGSLEDVFLAIVKCIKNKPAFFAERLYKSMKGLGTTDSVLIRIMVARAEVDMLDIKAQFLKMYGKTLHSFIKGDTSGDYRKILLVLCGGE